The genomic stretch GGGGCCGTGTCAGGCTCTGAGGTGTCCAACAGTGATTTTGTTCTTTGCTTCCCTAAGGAATGGGGAAACAAATGTCATTTCCAAAAGTAGCAGAGCTTTCGGGGAGGGGTACgtgttaaatatatttgttcTCTGCCCAGTgactattcacacacacacacacacatccccaagGGGTGAGCACAcctttgcatttctgtagcacctCACCAAGCCTAACAGGCTAAAGATGTGCACTGCTGGTGAAATGCAGCAGTGtctggggagctgggaggcagCAGACACCCAGCACAGCAGAGCGGCAAGATCACAGGGAAAACTCCAACACCAGCAGAGTCATGGGACGCACAATGTCTATGCAGATAGGACAGGTTTTAAGATCACAGGCAAAAGACCCAACCACCATGGGACTCAGCTCATCTACCTAACTGGCTGAGCTGCCCCTGCGGGGCTCACAACTGCCCCTACAGAGTCTCCCTAATGGAGATTCAATCAGACAGCACTGGCATTCTCTCTGTGCTCCCTTTTGGCTTCAGCAAGGgagccagcagccccagcagacAAACAGCCCTTGTGGCTTTGTTCCAGCCGCGAGTTGAGTTGTCATGGGGAACCAGCGGGAATGTCTCCAAATGGCCATTCCACCACAGCTACAGGTCGTTGTCTGAAAGCGGCTGGAAGCCACACCTGCTGCTCTCTCACAGGGACTATGgtgcagccagtccctgccttCCAGTGGAGCCACTGGGTGGGACTGGCCTGGCAGTCTAATGCCAGCACCTTatggggaggaggtttggggccATGGCTTGGCACCTGGCCGGACAGGCTGGCAAGGCTGTGGAGGGCACAATCCAGTCTGGTGGTAGAAGGCCCCTCATGCTGGCCTTGTGGCATCAGACTCCACCTGAGCAAAGAGGGGAAGCTCCCTGAACATAGAACTATGAAAATCAGATTCCCTGTTTGTGTCGCAACCCCTGAgctgctggagggtgggggtgggaagttCCCACTTTTATTTCCTAAGGgggagatttccaaaggcaccGAAGGTTAATGGGGACTGAGCGCCGAGCTTTCATGTTGTCTCTGGAAACCTGCCCCCACTGGCAGCAGCTGATTTCTATGtgggagacaaggacagagcagCGCTGTGACACCCAGCACCTCCCTCCCTTCCTATCCGTCTGCCTGGGGATTTGCACCATGCCCATCCCCGTGGTATCAGAGGGCCATCCCCCTGCATTCTCCTGGCAGTGCGTGCCTCTCCTGCAGGTGTGTACAGCTCACAAGAGAGCTCTTCAGTGCTTGGCAGAGCAAAGCCAGTGAACAGTGATTCTTGTGATATACAGCTCCTACCTGAGCACTTCCGAGAGAGAAGGATCCCGAAGACAGCCACTGCCAGGACCAGGACAGAGAGGGGCAGAGCAATGAGCAGGATGTTTCTATAGTCGTACACAGCATCTTCCGCACCTGAGCAGGGAAGAGGAAGATGTCATGAGCGCCGTgggctcttctgggcagggaacCCCAGACAAGTACGCACAGGCTCTGTAGCTGTGCTGGCGCCAGGCATTGGGAACAGGAATTCCAGCCACCTGCTGCACCATAAAAGCCTCTCACACTCCATGAGCCAACAGACCATgacagagtgggggaggagagtcATAGGGAAATTCAGACTGCCCAGAACTTCAGCCTGTCTACACTTTAGCCTGCATTCCCAGCCCTCCCTGGTGCTGATCCACAGCCTTCCTGCTGTTCTGCCAGGAAAGTCAAAGAACCCGACTAAAAGCAGCTGCAGGAAAAGCCAGAGGAAAAGCATTCTCCAAACACCCCCGCCGCCCTCCACCTCCTGACAGTGCCAAGAGTGAGCTGAGGCATCAGGAAACGAGGGGGAAGCTGAAGTTCCTCTGCGATCCACAGCGGGGAGGATTTCTTGCAGCTTCTTAAGATTTGTGGAATTTCCTGGCCCTTCCATGGATCTTCTTGTCCTGTGTTTGCAACAGTACAGGCCAAAGTCTATTCTCAGCTACACTGGTGAAAATGCAGAGTGAGGCCAATGACTGCattggagtgactctggattgacaaccatgtaaatgagagcagagtgTGGCCATTACTCGTGCATTCCCTTGTATCAGCTGTGGCACTGAGGGGCTGAGTGACCCAGGCTGCCAACTCCCAACCTTTAAATTCAGCCATTGTGCAGGTAAACAAGAGCCCTCCTCCAGTGCTGCAGATATTTCCACAGCTTGAACCCAGGTGGGGGTCTGACCAGGGCTTGGATCCTTCAGAACAACCTAGATATGCCTGTAGTTTTAGACTCTCTGGGTGATAATCCTCAGTGAAGATTCACCAGGGAGCGTGACTCCCTCTCCACCTCATCCACCTTCACATTGTAGCAAATCTGCTACCAAAAGTAAATGCCCTCCCACAAAATCCATCTCCCAGGCACTGCCTTATGGCTGCAGATAGCTGGGCCATTAGTTCATGCCAAGTGGCTAGGCACTGGGCTGGGCATGGGAGATGGGTGAAACATGACATACCTGTTTCCCTCTGGCAGTGTTCCCAGGGTGCGATGGTAGCTGATTCCCAACTGACAGCATTGGCTGCAGTACAGGTATAGGACACCTGCCTATCCGAGGGGTCCAGCTTAGCCCATAGGACCAGGCCAGCCTCAAAGAGAGAGTgcttgtccatgctcagcacctCGCCATCCGTCCTGCCCCAGCTGTAGGTTACGTTGGTGCCACTGGCAGCCACACAGGTCAGGAACACCTCGCAGACCCTCACAGAGCCACTGCGGCTGCCCTCTGATGTGAACACCTGCAGTGTCAGCTGGGAAATCACTTCTGGACACAGAGCAGACAGGACAGCAGAGGGGTCAAAGCCAGTAATCTCCCCCTGGCTGGATACTCAAACCCCACCTCCCTGTGAACCACCCGCTGCATCAGCACACCTGGTATTAGTGCATGAATACATTCATTTGCACTCACTCACCAGATCTACCCCTAGAAATAtcgggctctgtctgggggtttAGTGCTGCTCTCCCACTGGGCAGGGCTTTCAAACTTCAGCCCTAATAGCCCcaaatgtatgtgtgtatgggggcgggtgggggtgTAGGAGGCTGTGACAGCCTGTGTGGCCAGCTTCATCTACTGCCCATCTCACAGGGTCCCTCATCATCCAGAGCCAAAGGGCTGTGGTGCCAGCCTGGCAGGTGCTTTGTAAGAGCAGAAATAAAGGCAAGAGGGAAGTCACAGCCCCAAGTTCCCTAATTGCTGCCTTGTGACTGTGACAGCATTTCCTGGTTAGAGGAACGGCAGTGCTCCCCTGTCCCTGCCCTCTGGCACATGCCCATTGGGTGCCCAGAATTAGGGTGATGGGACACGCAGTCACTTCCCGGGGCAGGCtggctctggctgcccagctggcGTGCCCCATGATGGCAATGGCGCTCACCTTCCATAGTGATGCAGGGAGTGGAGGGCggactagatgatcccttctggccttgtaaccTGGGGAATCTCTGAGTTATAACCTCTGCAGTAGAGGCTGGGCCAGGCCTCACACCACAGGCTAATCCCCTTTGCCAGGCCAGCAGGACATTTTCCCCCAGAGCTTTGTATTAGAACATAAAATACCCAAGGAGTCTGGTTAGGGTGGATGCCCTGTCCCGAGCCCTGCCTGCCTGGAGCTCAGCACagctgccccagctccctccGGGGGCCTCTGTCAGAGTCAGCTGCTGGGCCTGGCAGCCTGCGGGGACAGGGCTGGCACCGGGCAGTGGGTTGTTCCCTGCTGGTTCAGGTGagactgttagtctctaaggtgtcacaagtcctccttttctttttgtggatacagactaacacggctggctgctactctgaaaactgcacagAGTGTTCGTCCATGGAGAATTTGGCCTTGCTCCAAACACATCACCCTCCTGCCCTTAAGTGGCAAGGAAACAGGAGCCCAACTCGGCGTACCGTAGACTGCCAGATGCAGCATGCGCGTCTCCGTCTGTCCTCGTGTGTTCACCAGCAAGGCTGAGAAGGTGCCGCTATCTCCCAGTTCCACCTGACTGATCTCCAGGGTGAGGTTACCATGGAGCTGGCTCCGCCCATAGAAACGGGATTGGTACAGAGTCTCTGCTGAGCCCCTGAAGTAGGTGGCCACTAGCTCTTCTGCCGGCGCCAGGTACCTCCAGATGGCATCCCTGACTTGGAACCCCAGGGGGACGTCGGCTCTCAGCAACACTGCTCTCCCCACCACTCCTGTCACCTTCAGGGTGGCACGGGCTGTGGCCGGTGGGGCTGGAATGAGGCAACAGGCAGATGCCTTCATGTTAGGGTCATGGGAGGAGCTGGGATAGAAGCAGCATATCTGAGACCCCAGTGGCTCTCCTCTCCCGACACCCAGGGCAGCCTTCTCCTTGCTCTCCTGGGCATCTTTGGCATCTCCCTGGCTGAGTCTGACATGGTGGCCAGTGCAGagtccccacagcccctcccatccctgcctcTGGTGTCACCTTCCcaagctccctctcccctgcctacAGGCTTGCCATCTGCAGTGCCCTGGGAAGGTGAGGCTGCCAGGACCAAAGGCATTCATGTCACAGGAGTGCTAGGGCCTTTCCCCTGGCAGGCACCCACTGGGAAGCTCACAGATGCCCAGGGGCCCTCCAGGCAAAAACAAGACCAGACTTTCCTAAGGCAAAAAGGAACCACCAAACAACAAACTTTGAatcaccctcccccatccctgcctctAAACCGTCCACCTGTCCCACACCTCTCTGCTCTTTCTCCATCACAAAGAATCTAAAAAGAACACAAGCCCCATTTAAAAAACTCTGTGCAGGTTGCAGTTAAGAGCGAATGTTCCAGCAGTTGGAAGCAGCGTGGCCGCTACTATGGTGAGACAGGAACCAacagagcagctcctggcttgCTCCAGATGCAGCCTGCGATGTAGCAACAAGGAATTATGCTGAAGTCAGATATTTAACTGACATAtccttttaaagttaaatgctgCAAATTGAGACTCCCAATAAAAAGAATGTCCAGGCCCCCACACAAACAGAATTTGACATTTCCACAAGGATAAACTCTCTCCAGAACACTCCCTCACCAGCATCAGCTTCCTggccaccacaatcagcttcagcagtggaaccctacagacaactgtATACAAGACACCCATGGATCACTGCACCTATTTTCACAGATCCAATAACCACCCCAAATccaccaagaaatctgttctctacagccaagccctcagCTACCACAggatatgctccaaggagaaaatccaggatacacaccttaacacacttaaaacttcCTTcaacaaacaaggacactccaccagagaagtagatcttATTATGGaataggccacccaaataccccaagagaacctgcttcaatacagaaataaaaccccctccaaCCACACACCTCTAGTTGTCACCTATCACACCACATGGGAACCCATatggtatcatcaaacaattacaacccatactcaatgggtgtcacatcctgaaataaatttTTCCTGAGTCCCCTCTTTGGGCCTTGaagcacctccccccaccccaccccccccccacccccacagccttaccaagctcatcatcagaaacaagctcccTGCAGACCAGGACCcatcaactcaaagcagcaccagaccctgccagaacaacagatgcaaaacttgcagacactgctccactgctacaatgatcaacaccccccacaacacacctttaaTGACCCCTTCCATGGGTCCCTACACATGACTATCAAAACAAATGatagtaggagaacacttcaatctccctggccactcaataacagatttaaaagtagcaaTACGTcaagaaaaagcttcaaaaacagacttaaaagagaaaatactgagctacaattcatttgcaaactgaacaccatcaatttgggcttgaatagggactgggagtggctggctcaccacaaaagcaattttccctctcttggtattgatacctcctcatcaattattgggagtggaccacatccaccctgactgaattggccttcaacactggttctccacttgtaaggtaactcccttctcttcatgtgtcaatatatatttatgcctgtatctgtaattttcactccatgcatctgaagaagtgggttttttacccacaaaagcttatgtccaaataaatctgttagacttTAAGGGGCCACTTCATCAtatttgtggatacagactaacacagctacccctctgatacttaaaacaataatgtacctcatccagtgcactaaatgcctcagTAAccactatgtgggtgaaacaagacaatcactacactctccaatgaactcacacagaaaaatgatagaaGGCAAAAATACTTCACAAAGTGATCATTGcatatctgatctctcagtcctcagcctcaaaggaaacctgcacaacaccttcaaaagacaagcctgggaacttcaattcataactttgctagacactgaaaatcatgaACTCATCAGAGATACTGGAtttgtggcttattacaacaatctgtaacacactagccccctccccagttttttttttcttctccccctatgactggagaggtgttaatgggccacttcaccttgaatggtcccttgaaatgtgctaactacttatgcttatACTtatacccaagatccataaacctggaaatcttggacgccccatcatctcaagcattggcaccctgacagcaggattgtctggctatgtagactccctccttaggttctacgctaccagcactcccagctatcttcgagacaccactgacttcctgaggaaactacatcggtgatcttcctaaaaacaccatcctagccactatggatgtagaagcctctacaccaacattccacacaaagatggactacaagacatcaggaacagtatccccaataatgtcacagctaacctggtggctgaactttgtgactttgtcctcacccataattatttcacatttggggacaatgtataccttcaaatcagcggcactgcgatgggtacccgcatggccccacagtatgccaacatttttatggctgacttaaaacaacgctttctcagctctcgtcccctaatgcccctactctacttgtgctacattgatgacatcttcatcatctggacccatggaaaagaagcccttgaggaattccaccatgatttcaacaatttccatcccaccatcaacctcagcctggacaagtccacacaagagatccacttcctggacactacggtgctaataagcgatggtcacataaacaccaccctatattggaaacctgctgaccgctattcctacctacatgcctctagctttcatccagatcacaccactcgatccattgtctacagccaagctctacaatataaccgcatttgctccctcagacagagacaaacacctacaagatcaatatcatgcattcttacaactacaatacccacctgctgaagtgaagaaacagattgacagagccagaagagtacccagaagtcacctactataggacaggcccaacaaaaaaaataacagaatgccactagccatcaccttcagcccccaattaaaacctctccaacgcatcatcaaggatctacaacctatcctgaaagaagacccatcactctcacagatcttgggagacaggctattccttgcttacagacagtcccccaacttgaagcaaatacttaccagcaaccacacaccacacaacagaaccactaacccaggaacctatccttgcaacaaagcccgttgccaactctgtccacatatctattcaggggacaccatcatagggcctaatcacatcagccacactatcagaagctcgttcacctgcacatctaccaatgtggtatatgccatcatgtgccagcaatgcccctctgccatgtacattggtcaaactggacagtctctacgtaaaagaataaatggacacaaatcagacgtcaagaattataacattcaaaaaccagtcggagaacacttcaatctctctgttcactcgattacagacctgagggtggctattcttcaacaaaaaaacttcaaaaccagactccaacgagagactgctgaattggaattaatttgcaaactggatacaattaacttaggcttgaatagagactgggaatggatgagtcattacacaaagtaaaactatttccccatgttatttcttcccccaccccaccctccactgttcctcagacattcttgttaactgctggaaatggcccaccttgattatcaccacaaaaggttttcctccttccccccctccttcctgcttgtaatagctcatcttaagtgatcactctccttacagtgtgtatgataaacccattgtttcatgttctctatgtgcgtatataaatctccccattgtattttccatcgaatgcatccgatgaagtgagctgtagctcacgaaagcttatgctcaaataaatttgttagtctctaaggtgccacaagtactccttttgttttttacttatgctaaacaatctgttgtgtttagctgtgacactctgagtacatttcctagacctgaagaagagctctgtgtaaactagaaagtctgtctctctcaccaacagaaattggtttaataaaagagattacctcatccccttgtctctctaatatatttTGTCAGCTTCTTgaagcagggactgtccttttgttctgtgcacagtgcctagcaccagaGTTCTGGTCCGTGGCTGGGGCTGCTAAGCACTATGGTAATTCAAATAATACACAATAAAAATTACAACTAGCCCTGAATCTGTAGCAACCCATGGAGATCCATGTGAATCTGCACTGGCATATGTGTTCATATGGTTCACCCAGCTGCCCTGAGACACTGCTGGCTGCTCCCATGGGTGAAAGGagctgctcctctcactccctgaTACACACACAGGTCTGATGTGTTCCAGTGATGCTCACATCTGCAGTGAGCCCTGTGGCTGAGTTAGCATCAGGGACTGGATGAGAGCCAGCACTCCATCCACTACTGCTTAAAGGTCAGTCTACAGAGATTGTAGTAAGTAacagcagggtgaggaggggtgAGAACTCTTACCTTTGTGCAGGAGCAGAGCCAGCACCAGCCACGCCACCATCTCGCTAATCTAGAGCCTGCCAGGGTGCTTTTTCTGGAGAAAATGAAAGCTCTTGTTGATGTCTGGCAATGGGATTGCCTGATTTTCCCACAGGAAATCCCCTATTCTCTGTCATCACTCAAACCCGCAACTCAAAGCAGAAGCGAGAGGCTGTGCTCAGCCTGTACTTCTCAGGAGCAGTTAATGGGCTCAAGAAAGAGGCTGGAGACTCTGGTCTCATGCAACACCAGAGCAGTAGCTGGCCCCTCGGAGGAGGCCGGATAGGGCCAGACTGTGCCTTGCAGGTACCAGGCCACATGGAAGCTGCATTGGCTGGGGAGGAGCACAGTACAGCCCAAAATGTTTCCAGAGAAGATGCCAGGGGCCCATGAGTGCACGATTCACACTGCTAGTGATGAGACCAAAGCACCATGGTAGAGCTAGGACCTTGGTGAACTCTGTCCTATTGAATTGTTCTTCCATGACCCAAGTATCCGGGCACCTTCCAGCCGGGCATTAAGTAACATGATCCTGGTTTCCTAGAGGGAGAACACTGTGTCCCAGGGAGGGGGTGCTTTGGGAAAGATTTCAGAGGAGGGGCTGTTTTTAAAGGTTCTGTTTCTTTCAGAGCAGGCCAGGCAGAGCCATACCACTGGCACTGGGAGCAGGAAGTGGTGAGTCCATAATTCGTGGGGGAGTTTGCTCCACAGTCTGGGACTGGCCCCTGAGGAAGCCCTGTCTCCAGCACAGATGAGCTTCCCCTGCTGGCGGAGAACTCCATTGAACGGTAAGTACagaaggacaatggaacagacgccttgggaggttatggaatctcctccactggaggttttcaaaaggaggctgaagCCATCTGTCtaggatggtttagacacaacaaatcctgcatattgactagatgatccttgcggtcccttctaaccctaagGTTCTATGGACCTGAGAAGCAGAGCTGTCAACCACAGCCCCCCGGCTGGAGCTTTAGGCTCTTTTAGGTGCCTTGGCCCAGGCCACTGAGCGTCCCAAAAACCAGGGCTGAGACCTTGCACCTGTTCTGGTGAGGCACTACAGGTCCTGAACCAGGATGCATAGGTCCCCAAACAACCTTTGCCCCCAGCTGCCACCCAGTGGCTTGTTAGCAACTAGTGGGCTGAGTGGCTAACGGAACCCTGGCCTACTAGAGACACCACCCACATGTGTCCTGATTGGAGAAGCGCCCAGCCACACTGATTGGTCCAGCTgcactatttaagccagaaggaggcacagaaaGTTGTTTGTGCAAATGGGTtagttcctggctggctgctttgTTGGACCCTGCCTTTTTGACTGGCTCCTGAGCCCTGCTCTGCTGACCTGTACCCAGATCCTGCCTTCCTGACCTGTTCCTACCTCTTGGCTGTGACCACTAGGTCTGACTGCCCAAGCCCCAGATGTGACATTTCTAAGGAGAGTCTGTGTAGGGTCTCATGGGCTCATGGTAGCCTGTGTTCTTGAGGAAATGCACTGTGGtgttctgtactagttggagttttCTAAGGGCTGAAGGCTTCATGACCAGGTATATCACACTGCTGTCATCAGATGAGTGGTGATGAAGgtgtgaataactgaggccaggtgaTTGTCTGCCAGAAAGGCATGAGTGGGCTTGCCAGCTGGAGGTGGGAGAAAGCACTACTCATGGAAGCTGCATTGTGTCATGTATTTCCCCTGCGGCCTTTATCAACTCCACAAATCTTATTGATTCCAGTGCAGcccctcctgatttacaccagattgCTTCGGAGTAATGTGGGTGTAATCAGgctctgaatgagctctcccatGACATCTAGTgatgggctggggaagaggacttcaggagctgactttagaatcatagaatcatagaagattagggttggaagagacctcaggaggtcatctagtccaatgccctgctcaaagcagaaccaaccccaactaaatcatcccagcctgggctttgtcaagcctgacctcaaaaacctctaaggaaggagtttccaccacctccctaggtaacccattccagtgcttcaccaccctcctagtgaaatagtgtttcctaatatccaacctagacctctctgTGACGGacccccccataaggctttatgaaaatatgcttattaatatatatatatatatgacatatcTGGAATAtgtttatgctacatatgccatgtaacatatctatgtaaaggttatgatctactgaatatattcatcctatttgtatgcatgtgccattgttgtattcaaagttatgaatattggttgtatacttgtttgattttaaataaccttagtaaagcatttggtcagcttctttagaaaggaatttgcaagttaagtgctcaatcaagaagcacttaatgcACAATGGAACTTGGAAGgatccaatccacataagaagtctacctgaggacgttcaaggtagcatgtaagcaatggctgctgcctgtaaaaactgagttatGCATgtacatgtgacttgcccatgtgactccaaaactccatcttggagctggactttgcataggagagaggagggggtctccacccacaagggaaagtctatttaagcctgtgggagacccctccatttggttttcagctggctaaagagatagcctctccacccccaaggatacctgaaagaaactagaacaaaggatagtaactacagggggtaTGAGttattgctggacccagactagaaggagactagtctgtaaaaggaagcttactggcattcatctgagggtgaggttttatctgtattcagttttcttagacatagacttgcatgttctattttattttgcttggtaattcactttcttctgtctgttactacttggaaccacttaaatcctactttctgtatttaataaaatcactttttacttattaattaacccagagtatgtattaataccaggGCGGATgagggggggcaaacagctgtgctatagagggtgaacaatttatgagtttaccctgtataagctgtatacagggtaaaacggatttatttggagtttggacccCACTGGAAGTTGGGcgtctgagtgttaaagacaggaacacttcttaagctgctttcagtttaagcctacagctgttaggggacgtggttcagacgtggatctgggtttgcagcaggctagcgggtctggctcaagcCAGGCAGGGCTCCAATCTGGGAGGgtagggaaagcaggggcagaagtagtcttggcacatcagttggcagccccaagggggtttctgtgatccaacccatcacactctcccactgcaacttgagaccattgctccttcttctgtcatctgccaccactgagaacagctttggaaccccccttcaggtagttgaaagctgctatcaaatcccccctcactcttcttttctgcagactaaataagcccagttcccccagcttctcctcataagtcatgtgccccagttccctaatcatttttgttgctctctgctggactctctccaatttttccacatcttttctaTAGTGGaagccccaaaactggatgcaatactccagttgtggcctcaacagtgctgaatagatgggaataatcacttccctcgatctgctggcaatgctcctattaatgcagccaatatgccattagccttcttggcaacaagggcatgctgttgactcatatccagcttctcgtccaccataatcccaaggtccttttctgcagaactgccgcttagccggttggtccccagcctgtagaagtgcatgggattcttccatcctaagtgcaggactctgcacttgtccttgttgaaccccatcatatttcttttgtcccaatcctccaatttgtctaggtcacgctggaccctatccctaccctccagtgtatctacctctcccccatctTATTGttatccgcaaacttgctgagggtgcaatcaatcccatcatccagatcattaatgaagatgttgaataaaattggccccaggactgacccctggggcactctgcttgataccggctgccaattagacatggaaccattgatcacaaccagttgagcctgatgatctagccagcttttctatccaccttatagtccattcatccagcccatacttttttaacttgctggcaagaatattgtggaaGATtgaatcaaaagctttgctaaagtcaaggtatatcacgtccactgctttccccatatccgcagagccagttatctcatcatagaaggcaatcaggttggtcaggcatgacttgcccttggtgaatccatgttgactgttcctgatcaccttcctcgcctccaagtgcttcaaaatggatttcttgaggacctgctccatgatttttccagggaccgaggtgaggctgaccagtctgttgTTCCCTGGATtctcattcttcccttttttaaagatgggcactatatttgcctttttcctatTGTTCGGGACTCCTccgatcaccacaagttttcaaagataatggccaatggctctgcaatcacatcagccaactcccgcagcacccttggatgcattagatcaaGACCCAC from Dermochelys coriacea isolate rDerCor1 chromosome 24, rDerCor1.pri.v4, whole genome shotgun sequence encodes the following:
- the SLAMF8 gene encoding SLAM family member 8 isoform X2, which gives rise to MVAWLVLALLLHKAPPATARATLKVTGVVGRAVLLRADVPLGFQVRDAIWRYLAPAEELVATYFRGSAETLYQSRFYGRSQLHGNLTLEISQVELGDSGTFSALLVNTRGQTETRMLHLAVYEVISQLTLQVFTSEGSRSGSVRVCEVFLTCVAASGTNVTYSWGRTDGEVRKMLCTTIETSCSLLCPSLSWSWQWLSSGSFSLGSAQGSKEQNHCWTPQSLTRPLSRN
- the SLAMF8 gene encoding SLAM family member 8 isoform X1 — protein: MVAWLVLALLLHKAPPATARATLKVTGVVGRAVLLRADVPLGFQVRDAIWRYLAPAEELVATYFRGSAETLYQSRFYGRSQLHGNLTLEISQVELGDSGTFSALLVNTRGQTETRMLHLAVYEVISQLTLQVFTSEGSRSGSVRVCEVFLTCVAASGTNVTYSWGRTDGEVLSMDKHSLFEAGLVLWAKLDPSDRQVSYTCTAANAVSWESATIAPWEHCQRETGAEDAVYDYRNILLIALPLSVLVLAVAVFGILLSRKCSGKQRTKSLLDTSEPDTAPV